In Flavobacteriaceae bacterium, the following proteins share a genomic window:
- the bioD gene encoding dethiobiotin synthase, with product MNTYFVTGISTDVGKTIASAILTEALEADYWKPIQAGELDNTDTHKVKCLISNSKSKFYPSTYALQTPMSPHGAANIDGITIDLKKITAPKIKNNLIIEGAGGLLVPLNNKQTVLDIIKPKYKVIVVSRHYLGSINHTLLTLNYLTERGFDISLIYSGNEHKSTEDIIQKMTNTPVIGRINEEPYFDKNVIKEYADVFKEKL from the coding sequence ATGAACACTTATTTTGTTACAGGAATATCTACAGATGTAGGAAAAACAATAGCATCGGCTATACTTACTGAAGCTCTAGAGGCTGATTATTGGAAGCCTATACAAGCTGGAGAATTAGACAATACAGATACACATAAAGTAAAATGCTTAATATCAAATTCGAAATCTAAATTTTACCCAAGTACCTATGCGCTGCAAACACCTATGAGTCCACATGGTGCAGCAAATATTGATGGCATTACTATAGATTTAAAAAAAATAACCGCTCCAAAAATCAAAAACAATTTAATTATTGAAGGGGCTGGTGGATTATTAGTTCCTTTAAATAATAAACAAACAGTTTTAGATATTATCAAACCTAAATATAAAGTTATTGTTGTATCTCGTCATTATTTAGGGAGTATTAACCATACACTATTGACTTTAAATTATTTAACAGAAAGGGGGTTTGATATTTCTCTTATTTATAGTGGAAATGAACATAAATCGACAGAAGATATTATTCAAAAAATGACAAATACTCCTGTTATTGGACGTATCAATGAAGAGCCTTATTTTGATAAAAACGTAATTAAAGAATATGCAGATGTTTTTAAAGAAAAGCTATAA
- a CDS encoding DUF2007 domain-containing protein: MSDIFKTIAKFQYSSEAQIIKGRLESEGIEVFLSDNLTIDTDPLVSNAIGGVKLKVLSDQVDEAEIILRSIQRYSINDQGNIIKCPNCESEKIELFSTITDFKSFFSFCIGVLTGTLPFHTKHKYICEQCKTEFNIK; encoded by the coding sequence ATGAGTGACATATTTAAAACTATAGCAAAATTTCAATATTCTTCGGAAGCACAGATTATAAAAGGGCGATTAGAATCTGAAGGTATAGAAGTATTTCTATCCGACAACCTTACTATAGATACAGATCCTTTGGTAAGTAATGCTATTGGTGGTGTGAAATTAAAAGTATTGTCTGACCAGGTCGATGAAGCTGAAATTATTTTGCGATCTATCCAAAGATATTCGATAAATGATCAAGGTAATATTATTAAGTGCCCAAATTGTGAAAGTGAAAAAATAGAATTGTTCTCAACGATAACTGATTTTAAATCCTTTTTTTCATTTTGTATTGGTGTATTAACCGGAACACTTCCCTTTCATACAAAGCATAAATATATTTGCGAACAATGTAAAACCGAATTCAATATAAAATGA
- a CDS encoding pyridoxal phosphate-dependent aminotransferase family protein, with the protein MKQFPKKLQSKLNQRKENNSFRELNSIASNLIDFTSNDYLGFSKSKSIFTNTHQYLTEHELLQNGATGSRLLNGNHYLYTLVEEALCEFHESETALIFNSGYDANLGLLSCIPQKDDFIFYDEYSHASIRDGISLSNAKSYKFKHNDLTDLQEKLLRLTKTNIKSEVYIVTESVFSMDGDSPNLIQFCDFCTQYNYHLIIDEAHTLGVFGNGKGLIQELGIQDQIFARLVTFGKALGCHGSAVLGSRNLKEYLINFARSFIYTTALPLHTLATIESAYNELKNTDAIKKLHYNIQFFKSEIKHKNLSTYFINSDSAIQSCIIPKNKLVKSISNKLKESGFNVKPILSPTVSKGEERLRFCIHSYNSKEEITKVLSFLATFVAA; encoded by the coding sequence ATGAAGCAATTTCCAAAAAAACTTCAATCTAAACTCAACCAACGGAAAGAGAATAATTCATTTCGAGAGCTTAATAGTATAGCATCAAATTTAATCGATTTTACATCTAATGATTATTTAGGATTTTCAAAATCTAAATCAATCTTTACCAATACTCATCAGTATTTAACTGAACATGAATTATTGCAAAATGGAGCAACTGGTTCTCGTTTACTTAATGGGAATCATTATTTATATACTTTAGTAGAAGAAGCACTTTGTGAATTTCACGAAAGTGAAACTGCTTTAATTTTTAATTCTGGGTATGATGCTAATCTAGGTTTACTCTCTTGTATTCCTCAAAAAGATGATTTTATTTTTTATGACGAATATAGTCACGCTTCTATAAGAGATGGCATTTCTTTAAGTAATGCAAAATCGTATAAATTCAAGCATAATGATTTAACAGATTTGCAAGAAAAATTACTTCGACTTACCAAAACTAATATTAAGTCAGAAGTTTATATTGTAACCGAATCTGTTTTTTCTATGGATGGAGATTCACCCAATCTAATTCAATTTTGTGATTTTTGCACACAATATAATTATCATTTAATTATAGACGAAGCTCATACTTTAGGAGTATTTGGTAATGGAAAAGGATTAATACAAGAATTAGGAATACAAGATCAGATTTTTGCTAGACTTGTTACTTTCGGAAAAGCGTTAGGATGTCATGGTTCTGCTGTTTTAGGCTCTAGAAATTTAAAAGAATATCTCATTAATTTTGCACGAAGCTTCATTTACACTACTGCATTACCATTACATACTTTAGCAACTATTGAATCAGCTTATAATGAGTTAAAAAACACAGATGCAATTAAAAAATTGCATTATAATATTCAATTTTTTAAATCTGAAATAAAACATAAAAACCTTAGCACTTATTTTATAAATAGTGATTCTGCGATACAATCATGCATTATTCCTAAAAACAAATTAGTGAAATCTATTTCTAATAAACTTAAAGAAAGTGGCTTTAATGTAAAACCTATTTTATCTCCTACAGTATCAAAAGGAGAAGAACGATTGAGGTTTTGTATCCATTCTTACAATTCTAAAGAAGAAATAACAAAAGTTTTAAGCTTCTTAGCTACTTTTGTAGCTGCATGA
- a CDS encoding transcriptional regulator produces MPIIVNLDVMLAKRKMKSKDLAEIIGITTANLSILKSGKAKAIRFSTLEAICKALDCQPNDILEYIED; encoded by the coding sequence ATGCCAATCATTGTAAATCTTGATGTAATGCTCGCAAAACGAAAAATGAAAAGCAAAGACTTGGCAGAAATCATTGGTATTACTACAGCAAATTTGTCTATTTTAAAATCAGGGAAGGCTAAAGCCATTCGGTTTTCCACCCTCGAAGCAATCTGTAAAGCACTCGATTGTCAGCCTAATGATATTTTAGAATATATTGAAGATTAA
- a CDS encoding M61 family peptidase → MQRALLLIVFLSLFSCKQEVNRETASASTNGTSTYSISFENAVHHEAVINATFTGLPVGEAEFRMSRTSPGRYALHEFMKNIYDVKVTDGVGNELKTTRPDPYSWLVNGHDGTIKVSYTLYANRGDGTYAQVDETHAHLNIPATFIYAPSLENNDIEVTFNVREDLGWKVATQLKHVEGNTYYARDLQYFMDSPTEVSNHSVRSFDVGDQKVNFALHHNGTDAEFDEFFERVKKVVLQQEAVFGELPKYDYGEYTFLGCYIPNASGDGMEHRNSTIVTSTRSLANGGLSGNLGTVSHEFFHCWNVERIRPQSLDPFDFKEANMSGELWFAEGFTSYYTNLMITRAGLMEPERYVRGLTGTFNYVWNSPGRKFFNPIEMSYQAPFVDAARSVDDINRNNTFISYYSYGSALGLALDLSLREQGLNLDDYMKLVWTTYGKVEDYYTIQDLHNTLNEYAGADFGDAFFNNYIYKSEMPDYERLFKNVGVYLANNKERVSFGGFLRNQTITANVTIGSSAYEAGLEKGDKLIKIGDIVLTETTRLNDVISQYKPNDMVTVTYERLGKARTTQLTFQQDPSYSISLFEVNNIELPDEAKANRDAWLKAK, encoded by the coding sequence ATGCAAAGAGCACTTTTACTAATCGTATTTTTAAGTTTATTTAGCTGCAAACAAGAAGTAAATAGAGAAACAGCTTCTGCTTCTACTAATGGAACATCTACCTACAGCATTTCTTTTGAAAACGCAGTACATCATGAAGCCGTGATTAATGCAACCTTTACAGGACTACCAGTAGGCGAAGCAGAATTTCGTATGAGTCGTACCTCACCAGGACGATACGCATTGCATGAGTTTATGAAAAACATATACGATGTAAAAGTTACTGATGGTGTTGGAAATGAATTAAAAACTACGCGTCCAGATCCATATTCTTGGTTGGTAAATGGTCACGACGGCACTATAAAAGTTAGCTATACATTATATGCCAATCGAGGTGATGGTACCTATGCTCAAGTTGATGAAACACACGCGCATCTTAATATTCCAGCAACTTTTATATACGCACCAAGTTTAGAAAATAACGATATTGAAGTTACTTTTAATGTCCGTGAAGATTTAGGTTGGAAAGTTGCTACGCAATTAAAGCATGTTGAGGGCAATACCTATTACGCCAGAGATTTACAATATTTTATGGATAGCCCAACTGAGGTAAGTAATCATAGTGTACGTTCGTTTGATGTAGGTGACCAAAAAGTAAATTTCGCATTGCACCATAATGGTACCGATGCCGAGTTTGATGAATTTTTCGAAAGAGTCAAAAAAGTAGTATTACAGCAAGAAGCTGTGTTTGGCGAACTACCAAAGTACGATTATGGCGAATACACCTTTTTGGGTTGCTATATTCCAAATGCATCAGGGGATGGTATGGAACATCGTAATTCTACTATTGTTACAAGTACACGTAGTCTAGCCAATGGCGGACTCTCAGGTAATTTAGGAACTGTATCACACGAATTTTTCCATTGTTGGAATGTAGAGCGTATTCGTCCACAAAGTTTAGACCCATTCGATTTTAAAGAAGCTAATATGAGTGGCGAATTATGGTTTGCCGAAGGCTTTACCAGTTACTACACCAATTTAATGATTACTCGCGCAGGACTAATGGAACCTGAGCGTTACGTTCGTGGATTAACAGGCACTTTTAATTATGTGTGGAATTCCCCAGGGCGCAAATTCTTCAACCCTATCGAAATGAGTTATCAAGCTCCTTTTGTAGATGCGGCTCGTTCGGTAGACGATATCAACCGTAACAATACCTTTATTTCATATTATTCCTATGGAAGTGCACTAGGTTTGGCTTTAGATTTATCACTACGTGAGCAAGGATTAAATCTAGACGATTATATGAAATTGGTTTGGACCACCTACGGAAAAGTAGAAGATTACTATACCATTCAAGATTTGCATAATACATTAAATGAGTATGCGGGAGCAGACTTTGGTGATGCTTTTTTTAATAATTACATTTATAAAAGCGAAATGCCTGACTATGAACGTTTATTTAAAAATGTAGGCGTCTATTTAGCAAATAATAAAGAACGTGTCTCTTTCGGAGGATTTTTAAGAAACCAAACCATTACGGCTAATGTAACAATAGGTTCATCAGCTTATGAAGCAGGATTAGAGAAAGGAGATAAACTAATTAAAATAGGGGATATAGTACTTACTGAAACAACAAGACTTAATGATGTGATTAGTCAATATAAGCCTAATGATATGGTGACTGTAACTTATGAACGTTTAGGAAAAGCGAGAACCACACAATTAACTTTTCAGCAGGATCCATCGTATAGCATTTCATTATTTGAAGTCAATAATATAGAATTACCTGATGAAGCCAAAGCTAATCGTGATGCCTGGTTAAAGGCGAAATGA
- a CDS encoding Y-family DNA polymerase — protein MFALVDCNNFYASCERVFNPNLQHKPIAILSNNDGCVISRSDEAKAIGLPMGAPIFKWESFCKINHIQILSSNYPLYGDLSSRVMSILEQLTPNVEIYSIDEAFIEFNNLENDNEFGLKIRERILKWIGIPTSVGIAPTKALSKVANKIARKFSKETKGVYVIDSEEKRIKALKWIKIEDVWGIGYGLQKRLKAKNCKTAYDFVQLPDEWIRKHFSIVEWRLKKELEGISKLTLDHLKTKRAIATTRSFEYTYSDIDNIKERISTFASSCAEKLRVQGSSCYVIYVILRSDRHKKNTEQHRVSTIVNLPYPTDSSIIISNEAVKAVMTIFKKGVKYKRAGVIVTGLVPTDNFQLNLFQKENPKHKPLMQSIDILNTKYGDYKIKLANQDLKRTWKMRQERLSPRYTTDINDIIKVK, from the coding sequence ATGTTTGCGCTTGTCGATTGTAATAATTTTTATGCATCTTGTGAACGGGTATTTAACCCGAATTTGCAACATAAACCTATAGCAATACTTTCTAATAATGATGGCTGTGTAATCTCCAGGAGTGATGAAGCTAAAGCCATCGGACTCCCTATGGGAGCACCTATTTTTAAATGGGAAAGTTTTTGTAAAATAAATCATATTCAAATATTATCCTCTAACTATCCATTATATGGTGACTTAAGTAGTCGTGTAATGTCTATTCTCGAGCAATTAACACCTAACGTGGAAATATATAGTATTGACGAAGCCTTTATTGAGTTTAATAATTTAGAGAATGATAATGAGTTTGGCCTTAAAATACGTGAACGTATTTTAAAATGGATAGGTATTCCAACTTCTGTAGGTATAGCTCCAACAAAAGCATTGTCTAAAGTAGCAAATAAAATAGCACGAAAATTTTCGAAAGAAACCAAAGGAGTTTATGTTATAGATTCTGAAGAAAAGCGGATTAAAGCTTTAAAATGGATTAAAATTGAAGATGTATGGGGTATAGGTTATGGACTTCAAAAACGATTAAAAGCTAAAAATTGTAAAACAGCTTATGATTTTGTGCAATTACCAGATGAGTGGATACGCAAGCATTTTTCAATTGTAGAATGGCGACTTAAAAAAGAATTAGAAGGTATTTCAAAATTAACATTAGATCATTTGAAAACCAAACGTGCCATTGCAACTACACGAAGTTTTGAATATACGTATTCTGATATTGATAATATAAAAGAACGCATTTCGACTTTTGCGAGCAGTTGCGCTGAAAAATTAAGAGTACAAGGTTCCAGTTGCTATGTTATTTATGTTATATTAAGAAGTGACCGTCATAAAAAAAATACAGAGCAACATCGTGTAAGTACAATTGTTAATTTACCATATCCTACAGACTCATCCATTATTATAAGTAATGAAGCAGTAAAAGCAGTAATGACTATTTTTAAAAAAGGTGTAAAATACAAGCGTGCAGGTGTTATTGTCACAGGGTTAGTGCCTACGGATAATTTTCAACTCAATTTATTTCAGAAAGAAAACCCAAAACATAAACCATTGATGCAATCGATAGATATTTTAAATACAAAATATGGCGATTATAAAATAAAATTGGCTAATCAAGATTTAAAACGTACTTGGAAAATGCGTCAAGAACGCTTATCGCCAAGGTACACGACAGATATTAATGATATTATAAAAGTAAAATGA
- a CDS encoding LexA family transcriptional regulator, translating to MILHKSKHLTFFTPENFKDTGAHFFDTGISAGFPSPAEDFKQQRLSLDKELIKNKEATFFARVSGQSMIGAGLDDNDLLVIDRSLDPAHNKIAVCFLDGEFTVKRLKIENEELWLQPENPSYKPIQVTEENNFVIWGIVTNVIKRV from the coding sequence ATGATACTACATAAATCTAAACACCTTACATTTTTTACTCCTGAAAATTTTAAAGATACAGGCGCTCATTTTTTTGATACAGGTATTTCAGCAGGTTTTCCATCACCAGCTGAAGATTTTAAACAACAACGTTTATCATTAGATAAAGAACTTATTAAAAATAAAGAAGCAACTTTTTTTGCACGGGTTAGTGGGCAATCTATGATAGGAGCAGGATTAGATGATAACGATCTTTTGGTTATTGATAGAAGTTTAGATCCTGCACATAATAAAATTGCGGTTTGTTTTTTAGATGGTGAGTTTACTGTAAAACGATTAAAAATTGAAAATGAAGAGTTATGGTTACAGCCAGAAAACCCTAGTTATAAGCCTATTCAAGTTACTGAAGAGAATAACTTTGTAATTTGGGGTATCGTTACTAATGTGATTAAAAGAGTTTAA
- a CDS encoding GNAT family N-acetyltransferase — MVYKRAELNTELKQILQLQNANLPNTVSETDQIKEAFLTVVHNFKLLKAMNNVCPHIIAVDKKKVIGYALCMDKAFNDSIDIIKPLFEKIEKNDMVSNLKYIVMGQVCIAKTYRGRGVFRKLYQVMKKVLQLDYDVLITEVDTKNIRSVNAHRAIGFNVLYSYRSNQQDWQIIYLNLK; from the coding sequence ATTGTTTATAAACGAGCAGAATTAAATACAGAATTGAAGCAAATTCTACAGCTTCAAAATGCAAATTTACCTAATACTGTTTCAGAAACAGATCAAATTAAAGAGGCGTTTTTAACGGTAGTTCATAACTTTAAACTGCTTAAAGCAATGAATAATGTGTGCCCACATATTATCGCTGTAGACAAGAAAAAAGTGATTGGATATGCTTTGTGTATGGATAAAGCTTTTAATGATAGCATAGATATTATTAAACCATTATTTGAAAAAATAGAAAAGAACGATATGGTATCTAATTTAAAATATATTGTTATGGGACAAGTTTGCATTGCTAAAACATATAGAGGGCGAGGTGTTTTTAGAAAACTTTATCAAGTAATGAAAAAAGTATTACAATTAGATTATGATGTCCTTATTACAGAAGTAGATACTAAAAACATAAGATCTGTGAATGCACATCGTGCAATTGGATTTAATGTATTATATTCATATCGCTCTAATCAACAAGATTGGCAAATTATATATTTAAATTTAAAATAG
- a CDS encoding MFS transporter: MTEQKNYKQALSTLVTVFFFWGFIAASNGVFIPFCKTYFAIDQFQSQLVDFAFYGAYYFGALVLFILSNTKGKDIMNAWGYKNGIIYGLLLSALGAVVMFPAIAGAEPGDSNVFYYVLIALFIVGLGFSIQQTAANPFAIALGDPEKGAHRLNLAGGVNSFGTTIGPIVIALILFGSAPKSGAELDALITSGGIKLSTIQYLYLAVGGLFVLAAALFYFSKRLPQGKADATIIKAPKAIGALTIMTILLIACFYLIFGQYKNEIPDNDFILKLTIVSLVIVIGVLLISNMMAKKNETGWGAMRYPQLVLGMLAIFTYVGVEVTIQSNLGELLKFVTKTVNGVDLNPLGLRAMSDTEIAPLISMYWGGLMIGRWAGAITVFNPSNKIKTWLYILVPYIAFGVILFVNYISGFSVKGLFLFAICVAIQIGAFFVGKDKPALTLKIFGLLGVFAILIGLFTSGTVALFAFLSGGLFCSIMWPSIFALSIRGLGKYTSQGSAFLIMMILGGAIIPPLQGKLADVIGIHNSYWIAAGCFLYLAFFAQRVEGLIRKAKVI, from the coding sequence ATGACTGAGCAAAAAAACTACAAACAAGCTTTATCTACACTTGTTACCGTATTTTTCTTTTGGGGATTTATTGCTGCTTCTAATGGTGTATTCATTCCGTTTTGTAAAACGTATTTTGCAATTGATCAATTTCAATCTCAATTAGTTGACTTCGCATTTTACGGAGCATATTATTTTGGTGCTTTGGTACTATTTATACTATCAAATACTAAAGGAAAAGATATTATGAATGCTTGGGGTTATAAAAATGGGATTATATATGGACTTTTATTAAGTGCTTTGGGTGCAGTTGTTATGTTTCCAGCTATAGCAGGCGCAGAACCAGGAGATTCTAATGTATTTTATTATGTGTTGATTGCATTGTTTATTGTTGGACTAGGGTTCTCTATTCAACAAACGGCAGCAAATCCCTTTGCTATAGCTTTAGGAGATCCAGAAAAAGGTGCACATCGATTAAATTTGGCTGGAGGAGTAAATTCTTTTGGAACAACAATAGGACCTATAGTAATTGCACTTATTTTATTTGGATCTGCACCAAAATCGGGAGCAGAATTAGATGCTTTAATTACTAGTGGGGGTATCAAACTTTCAACAATACAATATTTATATTTAGCAGTTGGAGGTTTGTTTGTGTTAGCAGCAGCTTTATTTTATTTTTCTAAAAGATTACCTCAAGGAAAAGCAGATGCAACAATTATAAAAGCGCCAAAAGCTATAGGTGCATTAACAATAATGACTATCTTATTAATTGCTTGTTTTTATTTGATTTTTGGTCAATACAAAAATGAGATACCAGACAATGACTTTATTTTAAAGCTAACCATCGTAAGTTTAGTTATTGTTATAGGAGTTTTGTTAATTTCTAATATGATGGCTAAAAAAAATGAAACAGGATGGGGAGCTATGCGTTATCCACAGCTAGTTTTAGGGATGCTAGCTATATTTACCTATGTTGGTGTTGAAGTTACCATTCAAAGTAATTTAGGAGAACTATTAAAATTTGTAACAAAAACTGTTAACGGCGTAGACTTGAATCCATTAGGATTAAGAGCAATGAGTGATACTGAGATAGCTCCATTAATATCAATGTATTGGGGAGGACTAATGATAGGAAGATGGGCTGGAGCCATTACTGTATTTAATCCATCTAATAAAATAAAAACGTGGTTATATATCCTTGTTCCTTATATTGCTTTTGGAGTTATTTTATTTGTGAATTATATCTCTGGTTTTAGCGTAAAAGGATTATTCTTGTTTGCAATTTGTGTAGCGATACAAATAGGAGCATTTTTTGTAGGTAAAGATAAACCGGCTCTAACACTCAAAATATTTGGATTGTTGGGAGTGTTTGCTATTTTAATTGGGCTATTTACTAGCGGTACAGTGGCATTGTTTGCCTTTTTAAGTGGAGGATTGTTCTGCTCTATTATGTGGCCTAGTATTTTTGCATTAAGCATTAGAGGTTTAGGAAAATATACATCTCAAGGATCTGCATTTTTAATTATGATGATCTTAGGAGGAGCAATAATCCCGCCATTACAAGGAAAGTTAGCAGATGTTATAGGAATTCATAATTCATATTGGATAGCTGCAGGATGCTTTTTATACTTAGCATTTTTTGCACAACGAGTTGAAGGTTTAATAAGAAAAGCTAAAGTAATTTAA
- a CDS encoding F0F1 ATP synthase subunit epsilon: MYLEIVTPEATLFSGEVNSISVPGVNGDFEMLNNHAPIVSLLKEGNVKIFGDIQLEEEVQDKFTKGDKGMLLAINSGTIEMKDNKVIVLAD; this comes from the coding sequence ATGTATTTAGAAATTGTAACCCCAGAAGCAACTTTATTCAGTGGAGAAGTAAACTCTATTTCTGTACCAGGTGTAAATGGTGACTTTGAAATGTTAAATAATCACGCACCTATTGTATCTTTATTAAAAGAAGGGAATGTGAAAATTTTTGGAGATATTCAATTAGAAGAAGAAGTTCAAGACAAATTTACTAAAGGTGATAAAGGAATGTTATTAGCTATTAATTCTGGAACTATAGAAATGAAAGATAATAAAGTTATTGTATTAGCTGATTAA
- a CDS encoding F0F1 ATP synthase subunit beta: MSKVTGKVAQIVGPVIDVEFGAGSELPKIYDSLEINKPDGSKLVLEVQSHIGEDTVRTIAMDSSDGLNRGTEVNATGAPIQMPIGGDVYGRLFNVIGDAIDGLGDLPKAGNDGLPIHREAPKFEDLSTSTEVLFTGIKVIDLIEPYAKGGKIGLFGGAGVGKTVLIQELINNIAKGHGGLSVFAGVGERTREGNDLLREMLESGIIRYGDDFMHSMEDGGWDLTKVDKSVMKESKATFVFGQMNEPPGARARVALSGLTIAEYFRDGAGDGQGKDVLFFVDNIFRFTQAGSEVSALLGRMPSAVGYQPTLATEMGAMQERITSTKKGSITSVQAVYVPADDLTDPAPATTFAHLDATTVLSRKIAELGIYPAVDPLDSTSRILTADILGDEHYNCAQRVKELLQRYKELQDIIAILGMEELSEEDKMAVGRARRVQRFLSQPFHVAEQFTGIPGVLVDIKETIKGFNQIMDGELDHLPEAAFNLKGTIEEAIEAGEKMLAEA, translated from the coding sequence ATGTCTAAAGTTACAGGTAAAGTTGCACAAATAGTAGGTCCAGTTATCGATGTTGAATTCGGAGCTGGTTCTGAACTACCAAAGATTTATGATTCGTTAGAAATTAATAAGCCAGATGGTTCAAAATTAGTACTTGAAGTACAATCTCACATTGGTGAAGATACTGTTCGTACTATAGCAATGGATTCATCAGATGGTTTAAATAGAGGAACAGAAGTTAATGCTACTGGTGCTCCTATACAAATGCCAATTGGTGGTGATGTATACGGTCGTCTTTTTAATGTAATTGGAGATGCCATTGATGGTTTAGGAGATTTACCTAAAGCTGGAAATGATGGACTTCCTATTCACAGGGAGGCACCAAAATTTGAAGATTTATCAACTTCTACTGAAGTTTTATTTACAGGTATTAAAGTAATTGATCTTATTGAGCCTTATGCAAAAGGTGGTAAGATTGGATTATTTGGAGGTGCTGGAGTAGGTAAAACAGTATTAATTCAGGAATTGATTAACAATATAGCAAAAGGTCACGGTGGTCTTTCTGTATTTGCAGGAGTAGGAGAACGTACTCGTGAAGGAAATGATTTACTTCGTGAGATGTTAGAATCAGGTATTATTAGATATGGTGATGATTTCATGCACTCTATGGAAGATGGCGGATGGGATTTAACTAAGGTTGATAAATCTGTAATGAAAGAATCTAAAGCAACTTTCGTATTTGGGCAAATGAATGAACCTCCTGGAGCTCGTGCTCGTGTAGCATTATCTGGTTTAACTATTGCTGAATATTTCCGTGATGGAGCTGGAGATGGTCAAGGGAAAGATGTATTATTTTTCGTAGATAATATTTTCCGTTTTACACAAGCAGGTTCTGAAGTATCTGCATTACTTGGGCGTATGCCATCTGCGGTAGGATATCAACCTACATTAGCAACAGAGATGGGTGCTATGCAAGAGCGTATTACTTCTACTAAAAAAGGATCTATTACATCTGTACAAGCGGTTTACGTTCCTGCAGATGATTTAACAGATCCAGCACCAGCCACAACATTTGCTCACTTAGATGCGACAACAGTATTATCTCGTAAAATTGCAGAGTTAGGTATTTATCCTGCTGTAGATCCATTAGATTCTACATCTAGAATTTTAACTGCTGATATTTTAGGTGATGAACATTATAATTGTGCGCAACGTGTAAAAGAGTTGTTACAACGTTATAAAGAGTTACAAGATATTATTGCGATCCTTGGTATGGAAGAATTATCTGAAGAAGATAAAATGGCTGTAGGTAGAGCAAGACGTGTACAACGTTTCTTATCTCAACCATTCCATGTAGCTGAGCAATTTACAGGTATCCCAGGAGTATTAGTTGATATTAAAGAAACAATTAAAGGGTTTAATCAAATTATGGATGGTGAATTAGATCATTTACCAGAAGCTGCTTTTAACCTTAAAGGAACTATAGAAGAAGCGATTGAAGCTGGAGAGAAAATGTTAGCTGAAGCGTAA